The following are from one region of the Nitrospinota bacterium genome:
- a CDS encoding glycosyltransferase, which produces MDIELKNQPMKISVILPIHNSRTMVGRVIEAYRAIDYPDMELIIVDDGSTDGSSNIASRYNLKIIRQEQSGLAKARNTGWRAATGDFCYFTISDCLPRSDVLTILSKYFKDETVAAAGGTSDIANSQYLLPRLIQSEKTYLHRQLPERVDFLTSNNIVIRKKVLEEVGGFNEGYETSESADTDLSFRIRKAGFDMAFDIRASTLQFFDNSLWNYMVQQYEYGKWKVKLFIDHNDRMTGEYYANILEFFRPLIALMLIVEIPLIFFDPTKNFYMYILLFYTALQFPSPIMMAIKTGRLENLLLAPVTFLRGIARGLGIAAGILKFGI; this is translated from the coding sequence ATGGATATTGAGCTAAAAAACCAGCCGATGAAAATATCCGTAATCCTTCCGATACACAACTCGCGCACTATGGTAGGGAGAGTTATTGAAGCTTATAGAGCGATCGACTACCCGGACATGGAACTTATTATCGTCGATGACGGTTCAACCGACGGCTCCAGCAATATCGCCTCGCGATACAATTTAAAGATAATACGACAGGAGCAAAGTGGGCTGGCGAAAGCAAGGAATACCGGCTGGAGAGCTGCAACCGGAGATTTCTGCTATTTCACGATTTCAGATTGTCTACCTCGATCCGACGTGCTCACAATACTTTCGAAATATTTCAAGGATGAAACTGTCGCCGCCGCCGGAGGAACTAGCGATATAGCGAATTCGCAATACCTCCTCCCAAGGCTCATACAATCTGAAAAAACATACCTGCACCGCCAACTTCCGGAAAGGGTCGACTTCCTTACTTCCAACAACATCGTCATAAGAAAAAAAGTGCTTGAGGAGGTCGGCGGATTCAACGAGGGGTATGAAACATCGGAATCGGCTGATACCGACCTCTCGTTCCGGATAAGAAAGGCGGGATTCGACATGGCATTCGACATAAGGGCCTCCACGCTCCAGTTCTTCGACAACTCGCTCTGGAACTACATGGTGCAGCAATACGAATATGGAAAATGGAAGGTAAAACTCTTTATTGACCACAATGACAGAATGACAGGCGAATATTACGCAAATATCCTGGAATTTTTTCGGCCACTGATAGCACTTATGCTAATCGTCGAAATACCGCTTATCTTTTTCGACCCTACCAAGAATTTCTACATGTACATACTGCTGTTTTACACGGCATTGCAGTTCCCCTCGCCAATAATGATGGCAATAAAGACCGGCAGGCTGGAAAACCTGTTGCTCGCTCCGGTAACCTTCCTTAGGGGAATAGCCAGGGGCCTTGGTATCGCAGCGGGGATACTGAAATTCGGAATATGA
- the spoVG gene encoding septation regulator SpoVG — MNITEVVIRPVEDERLKAYVSLTFEDALVIKDIKIVDGKNGLFVSMPSRRKKNGKYQDIAHPINTDFRKMMEDRIFSEYKEVMKEYGSEINIERRALEEEEKSRSAY; from the coding sequence ATGAATATTACTGAAGTGGTTATAAGGCCGGTTGAAGATGAGCGACTCAAGGCATATGTGTCTTTAACATTCGAAGACGCGCTTGTAATCAAGGATATCAAGATAGTCGACGGGAAAAACGGGCTTTTTGTCTCGATGCCAAGCAGAAGAAAAAAGAATGGAAAGTATCAGGATATCGCGCATCCGATAAACACCGATTTCCGAAAGATGATGGAAGACAGAATTTTCAGCGAATACAAAGAGGTGATGAAAGAGTACGGCTCTGAAATCAACATCGAGCGAAGAGCGCTTGAAGAGGAAGAAAAGAGCAGAAGCGCCTATTAA
- a CDS encoding XRE family transcriptional regulator, translating to MSIRKVELIRTKRVNKKNLAKRIKSLRGGESLLAFGKRLGVSHTTIKRYEEGVMLPSADILMRLVAISSKSIEWILTGNEPPVELKNEGGGFSAPMPPRQLSEEEYFSVPLVDGEIAAGEPIIAEENVIEWVVVHVRPLKVASAKARDLVACRVSGESMWPHLASGDIVVIDRGADRERIQKGRIYAVQSEGGVTAKLLERDGHNLFLIPVNTAEKIRIVDLRENSSPIVGLVIGGWKNFTRPI from the coding sequence TTGAACTAATCCGCACAAAACGGGTTAATAAAAAAAACCTCGCAAAGAGAATAAAATCCCTCCGCGGGGGGGAATCGCTACTCGCCTTCGGCAAAAGGCTTGGCGTGAGCCATACCACCATCAAGCGTTACGAGGAGGGGGTTATGCTCCCGTCCGCCGACATCCTGATGAGGCTCGTCGCGATATCTTCGAAAAGCATCGAATGGATCCTTACGGGGAATGAACCTCCTGTGGAACTGAAAAACGAAGGGGGGGGATTTTCCGCGCCGATGCCCCCGAGGCAACTTTCGGAGGAGGAGTATTTTTCCGTCCCCCTGGTAGACGGAGAGATAGCGGCGGGGGAACCGATAATCGCGGAAGAGAATGTTATCGAATGGGTCGTGGTGCATGTCAGGCCGCTGAAGGTCGCCTCCGCCAAGGCGAGGGATCTCGTGGCGTGCCGTGTTTCAGGGGAATCGATGTGGCCCCACCTTGCCAGCGGGGATATTGTCGTTATCGACCGCGGGGCGGATCGCGAAAGGATACAGAAGGGGAGGATATACGCGGTCCAGTCAGAGGGGGGCGTAACCGCAAAACTGCTGGAAAGGGACGGGCATAATCTTTTTCTTATTCCGGTAAACACAGCGGAGAAGATAAGGATAGTGGATCTCAGGGAGAACAGCTCCCCGATAGTGGGCCTGGTTATAGGGGGTTGGAAGAATTTCACGAGGCCGATTTGA
- the ispE gene encoding 4-(cytidine 5'-diphospho)-2-C-methyl-D-erythritol kinase, whose protein sequence is MTIGTSTPAYFLSPAKINLILKVTGKRKDGYHNIATLFQMVGLYDKLTFAPDTGGKVTVACNVPGMEEKDNIVYKAAMSLWKPGCKGVSIRIEKNIPVSAGLGGGSSNAATALAVLNRFWGLGLSGARLATKAKNLGADVPFFLSAPRAWATGIGERLTPLPNCEKFHILLVNPGISVPTVEIYRHLPPELTTKPGIIKIPRRIREYISYEDTVDFLENDLERTVELRYPLVTLVKKELGRYAQKGVMVSGSGATVFALFKSKNEADAAIKGMKQIGWWCSLVEPLDSMGHLENAFR, encoded by the coding sequence ATGACCATCGGTACTTCCACCCCCGCCTACTTCCTCTCCCCTGCGAAAATCAACCTCATCCTTAAAGTCACAGGGAAGAGAAAGGACGGGTATCACAACATCGCCACCCTTTTCCAGATGGTGGGACTCTACGACAAGCTCACCTTCGCGCCCGATACAGGGGGAAAGGTCACAGTCGCATGCAACGTCCCCGGGATGGAGGAGAAGGATAACATCGTATACAAGGCGGCAATGTCGCTATGGAAACCAGGTTGCAAAGGCGTTTCCATAAGGATAGAAAAGAACATACCGGTTTCCGCCGGTTTGGGAGGAGGGAGCTCAAACGCCGCCACCGCCCTGGCTGTTCTGAACAGATTTTGGGGACTTGGTCTTTCCGGAGCCAGACTGGCGACAAAGGCTAAAAACCTTGGCGCTGACGTCCCTTTCTTTCTATCGGCCCCACGCGCCTGGGCTACCGGCATAGGCGAGCGCCTCACACCCCTGCCGAACTGCGAAAAATTCCATATTCTCCTTGTAAACCCGGGAATCAGCGTTCCGACCGTGGAAATATACCGCCATCTCCCTCCCGAATTGACAACCAAACCGGGAATAATTAAAATACCCCGGAGGATTAGGGAATATATTTCGTACGAAGATACGGTTGATTTCCTTGAAAATGATTTAGAACGCACAGTCGAGCTACGGTACCCGCTTGTTACCTTGGTGAAAAAGGAACTAGGGAGGTACGCACAAAAGGGGGTGATGGTTTCAGGAAGTGGAGCAACTGTTTTTGCTCTGTTCAAATCTAAAAACGAAGCTGACGCCGCTATTAAGGGGATGAAACAAATAGGTTGGTGGTGTTCGCTCGTTGAACCGTTAGATAGCATGGGGCATCTTGAAAATGCATTTCGATGA